One window of Athalia rosae chromosome 2, iyAthRosa1.1, whole genome shotgun sequence genomic DNA carries:
- the LOC105691442 gene encoding arrestin domain-containing protein 17-like — protein MGVRRLAVEFDRPTAAYMPGEMVVGRVCAEFSAPKKIRGLKLIVRGEARVQWSAKKERSDGRGHYHYETLSADEAYFASTFYIIGSESGHTIELPVGELVYPFNIQLPLHLPGSFEHEHGHIRYTIKAVFDRPWKFDHEIKVAFTVVAPYDLNRMPEASLAIRRTMDTTFCCCCFCMGSLDATVMIPSSGYAPGQYIVATVQCENTSSVKIEKIKVSLRQQVKLHASVPHWKTKTDERIVAEQICRTPFDNNTEDFVVISLKVPPVAASALEYCSIIDLDYVVRVVICFDGMHCSIDRRLPVLIGTVPLYGSYANTNPMDSIVVESAPSAPVFPPQPSIGMPQPATFPVQGGFAQPGNSLPMPPAPAGFTFGNPPYPTGDGSNLPPPSYEEAIYAARSIRDKEESDHVEGVQIPFAPRYPVYNYVPPNLPGAPSAPTLEKR, from the exons ATGGGTGTACGCCGTTTGGCCGTTGAATTTGACCGCCCGACCGCGGCGTACATGCCGGGGGAAATGGTGGTCGGCAGAGTTTGCGCCGAATTTTCTGCGCCAAAAAAGATCcgag GACTAAAATTGATAGTTCGCGGGGAGGCCCGAGTACAATGGTCGGCGAAAAAAGAACGCAGCGACGGCCGTGGACATTACCACTACGAAACCCTCAGTGCCGATGAGGCCTACTTTGCCTCGACATTTTACATCATCGGGAGCGAATCCG gtCATACGATAGAACTTCCGGTCGGCGAGCTGGTTTACCCGTTCAACATACAGCTACCCTTGCATCTCCCCGGCAGTTTCGAGCACGAGCACGGACACATCAGGTACACGATCAAAGCCGTGTTCGACAGGCCCTGGAAATTCGATCACGAGATAAAAGTAGCATTCACAGTCGTCGCTCCGTACGATCTCAACCGGATGCCGGAAGCATCT CTAGCCATCAGGCGAACGATGGACACGACattttgctgttgctgtttTTGTATGGGCTCCCTGGATGCCACGGTGATGATTCCATCCAGTGGCTACGCACCGGGTCAGTACATAGTGGCCACCGTGCAGTGCGAAAACACGTCTAGCGTAAAGATAGAGAAGATCAAGGTATCTCTGCGGCAG CAAGTCAAACTTCACGCGAGTGTACCACACTGGAAGACGAAAACCGACGAAAGAATAGTCGCCGAACAGATATGCCGTACGCCGTTCGACAACAATACCGAGGACTTTGTCGTGATAAGTTTAAAAGTACCGCCGGTCGCTGCTTCGGCTCTGGAATACTGCTCCATAATCGATCTCGATTACGTGGTACGTGTGGTGATCTGCTTTGACGGAAT GCACTGCAGTATCGACCGACGACTCCCCGTACTGATCGGAACGGTTCCGTTGTACGGTTCTTACGCGAACACCAATCCAATGGACAGCATAGTGGTGGAGTCAGCACCGAGCGCACCTGTTTTTCCACCACAACCGTCCATCGGTATGCCGCAGCCGGCGACTTTCCCGGTACAGGGTGGCTTCGCGCAGCCTGGAAACAGCCTCCCGATGCCTCCCGCTCCCGCGGGATTCACCTTCGGAAACCCACCCTATCCCACCGGAGATGGGAGTAACTTAC CTCCACCGTCCTACGAGGAGGCAATTTACGCGGCTCGTAGTATCAGGGATAAGGAGGAGTCGGACCATGTGGAGGGTGTGCAAATTCCGTTCGCACCTCGGTATCCGGTCTACAACTACGTTCCTCCGAATTTACCCGGAGCTCCGTCCGCTCCGACATTGGAGAAACGTTAA
- the LOC125499772 gene encoding uncharacterized protein LOC125499772 isoform X1: MSETSWTTAKSAASLGRSAPVPFGITHSVTGQSTVDHAAAPQHRRQGKISRYRQRRKMEIAKVDDSASSLVQQSSNVSSATVQSQSVRTSKSVQSVQSSSVVQSSSVVKSVTSSSVRSQRSVEVEESIEISEES, translated from the exons TCCGCAGCATCACTCGGAAGATCAGCTCCAGTCCCGTTCGGAATAACTCATTCGGTCACCGGTCAGTCAACGGTCGATCACGCAGCCGCCCCTCAACACAGAAGACAAGGGAAGATCTCTCGGTATCGTCAACGTCGCAAAATGGAAATCGCAAAAG TCGACGACAGTGCGTCCAGCCTGGTCCAGCAATCCTCGAACGTTTCGTCGGCGACGGTCCAGTCGCAGTCGGTGAGGACATCGAAGTCTGTCCAAAGCGTGCAGTCATCTTCGGTGGTGCAGTCTTCGTCGGTCGTGAAATCGGTGACGTCATCGAGCGTCCGTTCCCAGCGATCGGTCGAGGTTGAGGAATCCATCGAAATTAGCGAGGAGTCCTAG
- the LOC125499772 gene encoding uncharacterized protein LOC125499772 isoform X2, which translates to MISAASLGRSAPVPFGITHSVTGQSTVDHAAAPQHRRQGKISRYRQRRKMEIAKVDDSASSLVQQSSNVSSATVQSQSVRTSKSVQSVQSSSVVQSSSVVKSVTSSSVRSQRSVEVEESIEISEES; encoded by the exons TCCGCAGCATCACTCGGAAGATCAGCTCCAGTCCCGTTCGGAATAACTCATTCGGTCACCGGTCAGTCAACGGTCGATCACGCAGCCGCCCCTCAACACAGAAGACAAGGGAAGATCTCTCGGTATCGTCAACGTCGCAAAATGGAAATCGCAAAAG TCGACGACAGTGCGTCCAGCCTGGTCCAGCAATCCTCGAACGTTTCGTCGGCGACGGTCCAGTCGCAGTCGGTGAGGACATCGAAGTCTGTCCAAAGCGTGCAGTCATCTTCGGTGGTGCAGTCTTCGTCGGTCGTGAAATCGGTGACGTCATCGAGCGTCCGTTCCCAGCGATCGGTCGAGGTTGAGGAATCCATCGAAATTAGCGAGGAGTCCTAG